From a region of the Nitrospira sp. genome:
- the smpB gene encoding SsrA-binding protein SmpB, whose product MAKEADDQRKVVVTNRKAYHDYFIEEKFEAGIVLKGTEVKSLRDRRVNLQDSYATVKDGEVFLQHCHISPYSHGNIMNHDPIRTRKLLLHRKEINKLLGKTQQKGLTLVPLRIYFSERGQAKVELGLAKGKKQHDRRESIKTREAGREVERAIKERK is encoded by the coding sequence ATGGCAAAAGAGGCGGACGATCAGCGGAAAGTCGTGGTCACGAATCGGAAGGCGTACCACGATTATTTTATCGAAGAAAAGTTCGAAGCCGGGATCGTGCTCAAGGGAACCGAAGTGAAATCGCTTCGTGACAGACGAGTGAATCTACAAGACAGTTATGCGACCGTCAAAGACGGCGAAGTTTTTCTTCAGCACTGCCACATCAGTCCGTATAGTCACGGCAACATCATGAACCACGATCCGATCAGGACGCGCAAACTGCTCCTTCATCGAAAAGAGATCAATAAGCTCCTGGGGAAAACCCAGCAGAAAGGTCTCACGCTGGTTCCTCTCCGCATCTATTTTTCAGAGCGCGGCCAGGCGAAGGTCGAACTTGGATTGGCAAAGGGTAAGAAGCAGCATGATCGTCGAGAATCGATCAAAACTCGGGAAGCGGGACGAGAAGTTGAACGGGCAATTAAAGAGAGAAAATAG